Proteins encoded by one window of Geobacter sp. DSM 9736:
- a CDS encoding ATP-dependent 6-phosphofructokinase, translating to MKRIAVLTSGGDAPGMNAAIRAVVRVGLDRGMEVMGIRNGYKGLLEGDCYSMGARDVGGIIQMAGTILGSARCREFETEEGQLKGLEQLRQKGIEGLVVIGGNGSQTGACALSRRGFPVVGVASTIDNDLYGSDITIGVNTALDVALEAIDRLKVTASSHHRAFLVEVMGRKCGYLALTAGIAGGAEVIVLPEKEMDPEAVAAELRAAYDKGKKHAIVVVAEGANYDAEKISEHFRANRARLGFEVRATKLGHTQRGGNPTAFDRLLGTRLGAAAAYHLKGGEHGVLVGLIKGEIATTPLEEVAGKKKPVDLRMLELAQVLAK from the coding sequence ATGAAAAGAATAGCTGTGTTGACAAGCGGCGGCGACGCTCCGGGTATGAACGCGGCGATACGCGCGGTTGTGAGGGTGGGACTGGACAGGGGGATGGAGGTGATGGGCATCCGCAACGGCTACAAGGGGCTTCTGGAGGGTGACTGTTACAGCATGGGCGCCCGGGATGTCGGTGGAATAATCCAGATGGCAGGGACGATTCTCGGCAGTGCCAGGTGCAGGGAATTCGAAACGGAGGAAGGGCAGCTGAAGGGGCTGGAACAGTTGCGGCAAAAGGGTATCGAAGGGCTCGTGGTGATCGGCGGTAACGGCTCCCAGACCGGCGCCTGCGCCCTCTCGCGCAGGGGTTTTCCTGTTGTGGGTGTCGCTTCCACCATCGATAACGACCTCTATGGGTCGGATATCACCATAGGTGTCAACACCGCTCTCGATGTGGCGCTGGAGGCCATAGACCGGCTCAAGGTCACGGCATCCTCCCACCACCGGGCATTCCTCGTGGAGGTGATGGGGCGGAAATGCGGTTATCTGGCTCTTACGGCCGGGATTGCCGGAGGTGCGGAGGTCATCGTCCTTCCGGAAAAGGAAATGGACCCGGAGGCGGTGGCCGCGGAACTGCGCGCCGCATACGATAAGGGAAAGAAGCACGCCATCGTGGTGGTCGCCGAGGGAGCGAATTACGATGCGGAGAAGATATCGGAGCACTTCCGGGCGAACCGGGCACGGCTCGGGTTCGAGGTGCGGGCGACCAAGCTCGGCCATACCCAGCGGGGAGGCAATCCCACCGCCTTCGACCGGCTTCTCGGCACCAGGCTCGGCGCGGCGGCGGCATATCATCTCAAAGGGGGGGAGCATGGCGTGCTGGTAGGCCTCATCAAGGGGGAGATCGCAACGACGCCGCTGGAGGAAGTGGCGGGGAAGAAGAAGCCGGTGGATCTGAGAATGCTGGAACTCGCACAAGTCCTTGCCAAGTAG
- the lon gene encoding endopeptidase La, whose product MNEQHDDIVDDDMNGKQKEDSGLVLASEVLPAGLPILPLRPRPAFPSVIVPMAVADRHQVELVKRAMESPSRAIGLVLVKDPEETDRPDNLHSVGVVGKIVKLIHSDDENAHFLINALERFSIEELTETGEGFFARVRYHYGTELSVNPELKGYSMAVLATLKELIQIHPLYSEELKLFLTRSSLDDPGKLADFAANLTSAVGQELQQVLEAFDVRKRIDMVLVLLKKELEVSRLQSKITKQIEEKISQQQREFFLREQLKAIKKELGLEKEGKTAEIEKFEERLKGLKLNPEAQRAVNDEIEKFKLLEPSSPEYHVTRSYLDWLTILPWGKHSRDSYNLEKARRVLDRDHHGLKDVKERILEFIAVGKMKGDISGSILCLVGPPGVGKTSVGKSIADALGRSFYRFSLGGMRDEAEIKGHRRTYIGAMPGKFIQAMKSAGTANPVLMLDEIDKVGASFQGDPASALLEVLDPEQNGTFRDHYLDVPFDLSNVLFVATANQLDTIPAPLLDRMEVIRLSGYILEEKLEIARKYLIPKALKNHGLQPGQVTIRKEALAALIDGWAREAGVRNLENRIKKLMRKAARDFASGRTDPMVIGRKELTGLLGQPVFTTEEIFENVPGVVTGLAWTSLGGATLPIEATAMASKSKGFRQTGQLGNVMIESSEIAYSFVMAHLKEYGAPEDFFDTRFVHLHVPAGATPKDGPSAGVTMATALISMMTGKPVRAKLGMTGELTLTGRVLPIGGVKEKTIAARRAGLKVLVFPEANQKDFGELPDYLKEGLEVHFAKEYRDVYRVAFSK is encoded by the coding sequence ATGAACGAACAGCATGATGACATAGTTGATGACGACATGAACGGCAAGCAGAAGGAGGACTCCGGGCTGGTTCTCGCCAGTGAGGTCCTTCCGGCAGGTCTGCCGATACTACCTTTGCGGCCCCGGCCTGCCTTCCCCAGCGTGATCGTTCCGATGGCCGTAGCCGACCGGCACCAGGTCGAACTGGTCAAGCGTGCCATGGAGAGCCCCTCCCGCGCCATCGGGCTGGTCCTGGTAAAGGACCCCGAGGAGACGGACCGGCCGGACAACCTTCATTCGGTGGGGGTGGTAGGGAAGATAGTGAAACTGATCCACTCCGACGATGAGAATGCCCATTTCCTCATCAACGCCCTTGAACGATTCAGCATCGAAGAACTGACCGAGACCGGGGAGGGCTTTTTCGCCCGGGTGCGTTACCACTACGGGACCGAACTTTCGGTTAACCCCGAGTTGAAGGGTTACTCGATGGCGGTCCTGGCGACCCTCAAGGAGCTGATCCAGATCCATCCCCTGTATTCCGAGGAGCTGAAGCTCTTTCTCACCCGTTCGAGCCTCGATGATCCGGGAAAACTCGCCGATTTCGCGGCCAACCTCACCTCCGCCGTAGGACAGGAACTGCAACAGGTGCTGGAAGCCTTCGATGTGCGGAAGCGCATAGACATGGTCCTCGTCCTCCTCAAGAAGGAGCTGGAAGTATCCCGTCTTCAGTCCAAGATCACCAAGCAGATTGAGGAGAAGATAAGCCAGCAGCAGCGGGAGTTCTTTCTGCGGGAGCAGCTCAAGGCTATAAAGAAGGAACTTGGGCTGGAAAAGGAAGGCAAGACGGCGGAGATAGAGAAGTTCGAGGAGCGCCTCAAGGGGCTGAAACTGAATCCCGAAGCGCAGCGGGCGGTGAATGACGAGATCGAGAAGTTCAAGCTCCTGGAGCCCTCCTCTCCGGAGTACCACGTGACCCGCAGTTACCTGGACTGGCTCACCATCCTCCCCTGGGGGAAGCACAGCAGGGACTCGTACAATCTGGAGAAGGCACGGCGCGTTCTCGACCGGGACCATCACGGGCTCAAGGACGTAAAGGAGCGAATCCTTGAATTCATCGCGGTAGGGAAGATGAAAGGGGATATTTCCGGCTCGATCCTCTGCCTGGTGGGGCCTCCCGGAGTAGGGAAGACCTCGGTGGGGAAAAGCATAGCCGACGCCCTCGGACGCAGCTTCTACCGGTTTTCGCTGGGCGGGATGCGGGATGAGGCCGAAATAAAGGGGCACCGCCGAACCTACATCGGCGCCATGCCCGGGAAGTTCATCCAGGCGATGAAGAGCGCCGGCACGGCGAACCCGGTGCTTATGCTCGACGAGATCGACAAGGTGGGGGCATCCTTCCAGGGGGACCCTGCCTCGGCGCTGCTGGAGGTGCTCGACCCGGAGCAGAACGGGACATTCCGCGATCACTACCTGGACGTCCCCTTCGACCTCTCCAACGTGCTCTTCGTCGCCACGGCGAACCAGCTCGACACCATTCCGGCGCCGCTCCTCGACCGGATGGAGGTGATCCGCCTCTCGGGGTACATCCTGGAGGAGAAGCTGGAGATCGCCCGGAAATACCTCATACCGAAGGCGCTCAAGAACCACGGCCTTCAGCCGGGGCAGGTGACCATCCGCAAGGAGGCTCTCGCCGCGCTCATCGACGGATGGGCCAGGGAGGCAGGAGTGCGGAACCTGGAGAACCGCATCAAGAAGCTCATGCGGAAGGCTGCCCGGGATTTCGCCTCGGGCCGCACTGACCCGATGGTTATCGGCCGGAAGGAGCTCACCGGCCTCCTGGGCCAGCCGGTATTCACCACCGAGGAGATCTTCGAGAACGTCCCCGGCGTCGTAACCGGGCTCGCCTGGACGAGCCTCGGCGGCGCCACGCTCCCCATCGAAGCCACGGCCATGGCGAGCAAAAGCAAAGGGTTCCGGCAGACGGGCCAGCTCGGCAACGTAATGATCGAGAGCTCGGAGATAGCCTATTCCTTCGTGATGGCCCACCTGAAGGAGTACGGCGCACCGGAGGATTTCTTCGACACCAGGTTCGTCCATCTCCACGTCCCCGCCGGCGCCACCCCCAAGGACGGTCCATCGGCGGGAGTTACGATGGCGACAGCGCTCATATCGATGATGACGGGAAAACCGGTCAGGGCGAAGCTCGGCATGACGGGCGAACTTACCCTCACCGGCCGGGTCCTCCCCATCGGCGGCGTCAAGGAGAAGACGATAGCCGCGCGCCGCGCCGGGCTGAAGGTGCTCGTTTTTCCGGAAGCAAACCAGAAGGATTTTGGTGAGCTCCCCGACTACCTCAAAGAGGGGCTGGAGGTGCACTTCGCGAAGGAGTATCGGGATGTGTACAGGGTGGCTTTTTCGAAGTGA
- a CDS encoding GSU3473 family protein, translating into MTIKVLYPNGVGYVEPAELDELIEKNGILGFFRSNKLVVVGIHKTRTRKTEWHEPERRGWHEPEKRSGTNG; encoded by the coding sequence ATGACTATCAAAGTACTTTATCCGAATGGTGTGGGTTACGTCGAGCCCGCCGAACTTGACGAGCTGATCGAAAAAAACGGAATCCTCGGTTTTTTCCGTTCAAATAAACTCGTGGTAGTAGGCATCCACAAGACGCGTACCCGGAAGACCGAATGGCACGAACCGGAAAGGCGGGGGTGGCATGAACCTGAAAAACGTTCGGGAACCAACGGGTGA
- a CDS encoding YidB family protein, with amino-acid sequence MGIVDDITGKLGMGKQGSESKEGSLLSGVMEMFSGRESGGLQGLISSFQQRGLGDIVSSWVSRGENRPISPDQVKEGMGRDRVQQLAARAGVSEDEAAGDLSRHLPDFVDRMTPDGNVPQSGWMEKGMEFLKGRFSR; translated from the coding sequence ATGGGAATAGTCGACGACATCACCGGCAAACTAGGCATGGGTAAACAGGGGTCGGAGTCGAAGGAAGGCTCGCTCCTTAGCGGCGTGATGGAAATGTTTTCCGGCAGGGAGTCGGGAGGGCTGCAGGGGCTAATAAGCTCGTTCCAGCAGAGGGGGCTGGGAGACATCGTTTCATCGTGGGTGAGTCGTGGCGAAAACAGGCCCATCTCCCCCGATCAGGTGAAGGAAGGAATGGGCAGAGATCGCGTCCAGCAACTGGCAGCCAGAGCGGGAGTTTCGGAAGACGAAGCCGCCGGCGATCTATCCCGTCACCTGCCAGACTTCGTTGACAGAATGACACCCGACGGAAATGTGCCCCAGAGCGGCTGGATGGAAAAAGGGATGGAGTTCCTCAAAGGGAGATTCTCTCGCTAA
- a CDS encoding DUF2917 domain-containing protein produces MELAKSRYLTLRDAGGCIISCRRGIVWVTQTGDPRDFFLKAPETLLVTGRGLVVVEALRDSAVEVLRGNPPPQNAL; encoded by the coding sequence ATGGAGCTTGCAAAGAGCCGCTATTTAACATTGCGGGATGCGGGTGGATGCATTATCAGCTGTCGGAGGGGCATTGTTTGGGTGACACAAACGGGGGACCCCCGGGACTTCTTCCTGAAGGCGCCGGAAACGCTGTTGGTGACGGGGAGAGGGCTGGTAGTGGTGGAAGCCCTGCGGGATTCGGCGGTGGAGGTGCTGAGGGGGAATCCTCCACCGCAGAATGCACTTTAG
- a CDS encoding PLP-dependent aminotransferase family protein translates to MDRIAPMDVWGGNENGRKRPLYEQVAARVASMVAQGTFRPGDKIPSVRALSRQFRVSISTVTEAYGLLEDRGLISPRPQSGYYVRPRLSSPPRTPEISPSQLNPTPVTLSDVAFAVMQDVMNPDFLPLGAAIPNPEFLPVDTLARMMAMECRRHPKQSIAYHMPPGYERLRKQIARRMMAAGCSLKPDGIIVTDGCTEAVHLALRAVCRPGDTVAVDSPTFFNTLQAMENLGLRVLEIPSDPETGMSLEALRYAADNNTIRACMIVGNFNNPLGSLMPESRKRELAGFLARRDIPLIEDDIYGDLSHDDQRPTVVKAYDEKGLVLLCSSFSKSLAPGYRIGWIAPGRFYREIARLKSVTTLAGAAPTQMAVAEFLANGGYDRHLRRLRRIYARQVLLMGEAVARSFPEGTRVTRPAGSFKLWVEMPEGFDSLKLHEMARADRISIAPGPLFSARDRFRNCLRLNAAFWSDAVEQGIDYLGKLAKVCREER, encoded by the coding sequence ATGGATAGGATTGCGCCCATGGATGTATGGGGAGGGAATGAAAATGGCCGGAAGCGTCCGCTCTATGAGCAGGTCGCCGCACGGGTGGCATCGATGGTGGCTCAGGGAACCTTCCGTCCAGGGGATAAAATTCCTTCCGTCCGGGCGCTTTCACGCCAGTTCAGGGTCAGCATCAGCACGGTCACCGAGGCTTACGGACTGCTGGAGGACAGGGGTCTCATCTCCCCACGGCCCCAGTCTGGCTACTACGTTCGCCCCCGACTCTCCTCTCCCCCCCGCACACCGGAGATATCTCCGTCCCAGCTGAACCCCACCCCCGTCACCCTGAGCGACGTAGCCTTCGCCGTGATGCAGGACGTAATGAACCCCGACTTTCTCCCGCTGGGGGCGGCGATCCCGAACCCCGAGTTTCTGCCGGTGGACACTCTGGCCCGAATGATGGCGATGGAATGCCGACGTCATCCGAAACAGAGCATAGCCTACCACATGCCGCCGGGGTACGAGCGGCTGCGCAAGCAGATCGCACGCCGGATGATGGCTGCCGGATGCAGCCTCAAACCGGACGGGATCATCGTTACCGATGGCTGCACCGAGGCCGTCCACCTTGCGCTTCGGGCAGTCTGCCGTCCCGGCGACACCGTAGCCGTCGACTCACCAACTTTTTTCAATACGCTTCAGGCCATGGAAAACCTCGGCCTGCGGGTGCTGGAAATCCCTTCAGATCCCGAAACGGGCATGAGCCTTGAAGCGCTTCGCTACGCCGCTGACAACAACACGATCCGCGCCTGCATGATCGTCGGCAACTTCAACAACCCGCTGGGGAGCCTGATGCCCGAGTCACGCAAGCGGGAGCTGGCAGGCTTCCTGGCAAGACGTGATATACCCCTCATCGAGGACGACATATACGGAGACCTCTCCCACGACGACCAGCGCCCCACGGTCGTTAAGGCCTACGACGAGAAAGGGCTCGTGCTCCTCTGCTCCTCCTTCTCCAAATCGCTTGCTCCCGGATACCGGATAGGCTGGATCGCCCCCGGAAGGTTTTACCGCGAAATTGCAAGGCTCAAGTCGGTAACTACTCTCGCGGGGGCTGCGCCGACGCAGATGGCGGTGGCGGAGTTCCTTGCCAACGGCGGCTACGACAGACACCTGCGCAGGCTGCGCCGCATTTACGCCCGGCAGGTGCTTCTGATGGGTGAAGCGGTGGCACGAAGCTTCCCTGAAGGTACAAGGGTTACGAGACCCGCAGGGAGCTTCAAGCTGTGGGTGGAGATGCCGGAAGGTTTCGACTCCCTAAAGCTGCATGAAATGGCCCGGGCAGACCGGATCAGCATCGCTCCTGGACCTCTGTTTTCGGCACGGGACCGGTTCCGCAACTGCCTGAGGCTCAATGCCGCCTTCTGGTCCGATGCGGTAGAGCAGGGAATCGACTACCTGGGGAAGCTTGCGAAGGTCTGCCGTGAAGAACGATAG
- a CDS encoding L,D-transpeptidase, protein MKIFILAWFFLLAPCLGTSWGNDDETPISSLCDIHYPSDDRIEWECVELEPKDDPNKLFGDYWEDVLRFNRLDRRHFVGGLSIKVPKRLEDVDGFSPLPETLPEAAKEEKFILVDLSEMFLGAYQYGELVDSYPVAAGIDGHPVPTGEFRIDAVDRRHESNLYDLEELERAYPMHYGLRFFVDKKREGWLSYWIHGRDLPGFPASHGCVGLYDEEMQREYYSEHDRKAHRKYYRELKEPFLKGARDLYEWVVGNRRDPGTFHTISYGPKVLITGSAPVVSPR, encoded by the coding sequence TTTCTTCTCGCGCCCTGCCTGGGTACCTCCTGGGGCAATGACGACGAGACCCCCATCTCTTCCCTGTGCGACATCCATTATCCCAGTGATGATCGGATCGAGTGGGAATGTGTCGAGCTTGAACCGAAGGACGACCCGAACAAACTGTTCGGAGATTACTGGGAGGACGTGCTCCGGTTCAACCGCCTGGACCGGAGGCACTTCGTGGGAGGGCTTTCGATAAAGGTCCCGAAAAGGCTGGAGGATGTGGACGGCTTCTCGCCGCTCCCGGAGACGTTGCCGGAGGCCGCCAAGGAGGAGAAGTTCATTCTCGTCGACCTTTCGGAGATGTTCCTGGGGGCCTACCAGTATGGCGAGCTGGTGGACTCATACCCGGTGGCGGCGGGGATCGACGGACATCCGGTGCCGACGGGGGAATTCCGGATCGATGCGGTAGACCGCCGGCATGAATCCAATCTCTACGATCTTGAGGAGCTGGAGCGAGCGTATCCGATGCATTACGGGCTGAGGTTCTTCGTGGACAAGAAGAGGGAAGGGTGGCTTTCGTACTGGATACACGGCCGGGACCTCCCAGGTTTCCCCGCCTCCCACGGCTGTGTGGGCCTCTACGACGAGGAGATGCAGCGCGAGTATTACAGCGAGCATGACAGGAAAGCTCACCGCAAATATTATCGGGAACTGAAGGAGCCCTTTCTCAAAGGGGCGAGGGACCTCTACGAATGGGTAGTCGGCAACCGGCGCGATCCCGGCACGTTCCACACCATCAGCTACGGGCCGAAGGTGCTCATTACCGGTTCGGCGCCGGTAGTGTCGCCCCGGTAG